From Erigeron canadensis isolate Cc75 chromosome 8, C_canadensis_v1, whole genome shotgun sequence, one genomic window encodes:
- the LOC122610781 gene encoding uncharacterized protein LOC122610781 has product MDELEASMNRSSRYTNPFLSNEDENLLNFWNNPELETSIFSNEYNNNNHEDVVFRKSCNVPSHLFEKTTGFYVDKHSVECELPDIIVCYKERDFNVKDVCIDEGVPNASTNSIDNDNKEILCNSAPLNGEHVKMNEGTLDNELLNHEWLRPSTMTDSYLDVELKSSVRSSANIYGPGVLKNTYDEELNSSNNSQEDVSSEELASNSMFPLEPDWSLTSLDFTESSNSFAHVVDQQPLQNSEEEFLERAVVGSEIAKPCRSSQMKYVVNESEIEGSVTFHFDTGKTATSSDPSGAMRPESIYGHPLETEIAFNNQDASSGKVANQQVRHVEGELSFSMAGVISELISCSRPMPFSGGISNRSDSSATSTRSFAFPT; this is encoded by the exons ATGGATGAACTGGAAGCAAGTATGAATAGGAGCTCTAGGTATACGAATCCATTTTTGTCTAACGAAGACGAGAATTTACTCAATTTCTGGAACAATCCTGAACTTGAAACTTCAATTTTCAGCaatgaatataataataataatcatgaaGATGTGGTGTTCAGAAAGTCTTGCAATGTTCCTTCTCATTTGTTCGAGAAGACCACTGGATTTTACGTTGATAAGCATTCAGTAGAATGTGAATTACCGGATATAATAGTATGCTATAAAGAGCGTGATTTTAACGTTAAGGATGTATGCATTGATGAGGGAGTACCTAATGCGAGTACTAATTCAATTGATAATGACAATAAAGAGATTCTATGCAATTCTGCTCCTTTGAATGGAGAGCATGTTAAAATGAATGAAGGTACTCTTGATAATGAGTTACTTAACCATGAATGGTTGAGGCCTTCAACCATGACAGATTCTTACCTTGATGTTGAGTTAAAATCGTCTGTCCGAAGTTCAGCAAACATTTATGGTCCAGGCGTCTTGAAGAACACTTACGATGAAGAGCTGAATTCAAGTAACAACTCACAAGAAGATGTCTCCTCAGAGGAGCTAGCTTCTAATTCCATGTTCCCCTTGGAACCAGACTGGTCACTAACATCCCTGGATTTCACCGAGTCCTCTAACAGTTTTGCTCATGTTGTTGATCAACAGCCGCTTCAG AATTCTGAAGAGGAGTTCCTGGAAAGAGCTGTTGTAGGATCTGAAATAGCCAAACCATGTAGAAGTTCGCAAATGAAGTATGTAGTAAATGAAAGTGAGATTGAGGGAAGTGTAACTTTTCATTTTGACACCGGGAAAACAGCAACGAGTAGTGATCCTAGTGGAGCTATGAGACCTGAATCCATTTATGGACATCCTTTAGAGACAGAAATTGCTTTTAACAACCAGGATGCATCATCTGGTAAAGTGGCAAATCAACAAGTGCGACATGTTGAAGGAGAATTAAGTTTCTCCATGGCAGGTGTCATTTCAGAACTCATTTCGTGCTCCAGGCCTATGCCATTTTCGGGTGGCATCTCTAATCGATCAGATAGCAGTGCAACTAGCACCAGATCCTTCGCGTTTCCCACGTAA
- the LOC122580486 gene encoding cytosolic sulfotransferase 12-like: MQISKPPMPKYLKQDELTQECKDLLSSLPTESGWVASTFYKYQGFWHPCRHLQGILSCQKHFKAQHSDVILATTPKSGTTWLKAILFALMNRDQYFSKSKNINNHPLKSNNPHVLVPFLEIKLYLDDENPDLSLLKSPRLFSTHMPYVSLPNSVHDSQCKLVYLCRNPKDTLISLWCFTNKLRLEEMGTSSLEEVFEKFCKGVSMYGPFWDHVLGYWGESLKNPEKVLFLKYEDMKEKPTFHLKKLAEFLECPFSFKEEKEKVVEGILELCSFDKLSNLKVNKDGKLPSGEDCSAFFRKGEVGDWKNYLTTEMVERLDKICKDKFDGSGLQF, encoded by the coding sequence ATGCAAATATCCAAGCCTCCCATGCCTAAGTATTTGAAACAAGATGAACTCACTCAAGAATGCAAGGACTTGCTTTCCTCTCTTCCAACCGAAAGCGGTTGGGTTGCTTCGACTTTCTACAAATATCAAGGCTTTTGGCATCCTTGTAGGCATTTGCAAGGAATCCTTTCATGTCAAAAACACTTCAAAGCTCAACATAGTGATGTCATTCTTGCTACTACTCCCAAATCCGGCACTACTTGGTTAAAAGCCATCTTGTTTGCCTTAATGAACCGTGACCAATATTTctcaaaatccaaaaatataaataaccaTCCATTAAAATCAAACAATCCTCATGTTCTTGTCCCTTTCTTGGAAATCAAACTCTATCTTGATGATGAAAACCCTGATCTCTCATTGCTTAAATCTCCAAGACTCTTTTCTACTCACATGCCTTATGTATCTTTACCAAATTCAGTCCATGATTCACAATGTAAGCTTGTTTATCTATGTAGAAACCCCAAAGATACTCTAATTTCTCTTTGGTGTTTCACAAACAAGCTAAGACTTGAGGAAATGGGGACGAGTTCACTCGAGGAAGTATTCGAGAAATTTTGTAAAGGAGTGAGCATGTATGGGCCATTTTGGGATCATGTGTTAGGTTATTGGGGGGAAAGCTTGAAAAATCCAGAAAAAGTGTTGTTTTTAAAATATGAGGATATGAAAGAAAAACCAACTTTTCATTTGAAGAAACTAGCTGAGTTTTTGGAGTGTCCATTTTCCTtcaaagaagagaaagaaaaagttgTGGAGGGTATTTTGGAACTTTGTAGCTTTGATAAACTTAGCAATCTGAAGGTGAACAAGGATGGAAAGCTTCCGTCAGGCGAGGATTGTAGCGCGTTTTTCAGGAAAGGTGAGGTTGGTGATTGGAAGAACTATCTTACGACGGAAATGGTAGAGCGACTTGACAAGATTTGTAAAGACAAGTTTGATGGGTCTGGATTACAGTTTTAA
- the LOC122580556 gene encoding cytosolic sulfotransferase 12-like: MTSQQPPKPRYLEEDVLTQECMNLISSLPKEKGWVTTTLYKYQGFWHSTKQLEGLLSCQKHFEAQDTDILLITTPKSGTTWLKAILFALVNRNTFPLTQLAADDHPLLSNNPHTLVPFLELELYADNNIPDLSTFASPRLFSTHLPYVSLPNSIVRSSQGKLVYLCRNPKDTFISLWAFTNKMRLEEMGSNSLEEVFEKFCRGVSLYGPFWDHVLGYWEESLKNPKKVFFLKYEEMIEQPKLHLKKLADFLGCSFSSKDEKQVTIERILEICSFDNLSNVEVNKEGKLPIGVNCNTFFRKGKVGDWKNYLTTEMEARLDKICEEKLDGSGLKF, from the coding sequence ATGACATCCCAACAACCTCCAAAACCGAGATATCTAGAAGAAGATGTATTGACTCAAGAATGCATGAACTTGATTTCCTCCCTTCCCAAAGAAAAGGGATGGGTTACAACAACATTATACAAGTATCAAGGTTTTTGGCATAGTACTAAACAACTTGAAGGGCTCCTTTCATGTCAAAAACACTTTGAAGCTCAAGACACCGATATCCTCCTTATTACCACTCCAAAGTCCGGTACCACCTGGCTAAAAGCGATCTTGTTCGCCCTAGTAAACCGCAACACTTTCCCACTAACCCAACTAGCAGCTGATGATCACCCATTACTATCAAACAATCCACATACACTTGTGCCTTTCTTGGAGCTTGAGCTCTATGCAGATAATAATATCCCTGATCTCTCGACTTTCGCATCTCCTAGACTCTTTTCCACCCACCTACCTTATGTGTCTTTGCCGAATTCCATCGTTAGATCATCACAAGGCAAGCTTGTTTATCTATGTAGAAACCCAAAAGATACTTTCATTTCACTTTGGGCTTTTACAAACAAGATGAGGTTAGAGGAAATGGGGAGTAATTCACTTGAAGaagtttttgaaaagttttgtaGGGGAGTGAGCTTGTATGGACCCTTTTGGGATCATGTGTTAGGTTATTGGGAGGAAAGCTTAAAGAATCCAAAAAAAGTATTTTTTCTAAAGTATGAGGAGATGATAGAGCAACCAAAGCTTCATTTGAAGAAACTAGCTGACTTTTTAGGATGCTCGTTTTCTTCCAAAGATGAGAAACAAGTCACAATTGAGCGTATATTGGAAATTTGTAGCTTTGATAACTTGAGCAATGTAGAGGTGAACAAGGAAGGGAAGCTTCCAATTGGGGTGAATTGCAATACCTTTTTTCGAAAAGGTAAAGTTGGTGATTGGAAAAATTATTTGACCACGGAAATGGAAGCACGCCTTGACAAGATTTGTGAAGAAAAGTTAGATGGTTCCGGATTAAAATTTTAG
- the LOC122609729 gene encoding cytosolic sulfotransferase 12-like — MQKSQPPKPNYLKEDELTQECMNLIPSLPKEKGWVATTLYKYQGFWHPAKQLQGVLSCQKHFQAQDTDILLVTTPKSGTTWLKAILFALVNRKIYPLTGQDHHPLLSNNPHMLVPFLELKLYIEDENPNLSSFTNPRLFSTHLPYKSLPNSIKSSQGKLVYLCRNPKDTFISLWAFTNKLRLEEMGTNSLEEVFEKFCRGVSLYGPFWDHVLGYWEESLKNPEKVFFLKYEEMKEQPELHLKKLADFLGCSFSFKEKKQNMIEGILRICSFDNLSNVEVNKEGKLPSGEDCNAFFRTGKVGDWKNYLSAEMEVCLDKICEEKLYGSGLKF; from the coding sequence ATGCAGAAATCCCAACCTCCTAAACCGAACTATCTAAAAGAAGATGAACTAACTCAAGAATGCATGAACTTGATTCCTTCCCTTCCCAAAGAAAAGGGATGGGTTGCAACAACACTATACAAATACCAAGGTTTTTGGCATCCTGCTAAACAGCTGCAAGGAGTGCTTTCATGTCAAAAACACTTTCAAGCTCAAGACACCGATATCCTTCTTGTTACCACTCCCAAATCCGGCACCACCTGGTTAAAGGCCATCTTGTTCGCCTTAGTAAACCGCAAGATTTACCCACTAACCGGCCAAGACCATCACCCGTTATTATCAAACAATCCACATATGCTTGTGCCTTTTTTGGAGCTTAAGCTCTACATAGAGGATGAGAACCCAAATCTCTCATCTTTCACAAATCCAAGACTCTTTTCCACTCACCTACCTTATAAATCTTTACCAAATTCCATCAAAAGTTCACAAGGCAAGCTTGTTTATCTATGTAGAAACCCCAAAGATACTTTCATTTCACTTTGGGCTTTCACAAACAAGTTGAGGTTAGAGGAAATGGGGACTAATTCACTTGAAGaagtttttgaaaagttttgtaGGGGAGTGAGCTTGTATGGACCCTTTTGGGATCATGTGTTAGGTTATTGGGAGGAAAGCTTAAAGAATCCAGAGAAAgtgttttttctaaaatatgagGAGATGAAAGAGCAACCAGAGCTTCATTTGAAGAAACTAGCTGACTTTTTAGGATGCTCATtttctttcaaagaaaagaaacaaaacatgATTGAAGGCATCTTGAGAATTTGTAGCTTTGATAATTTGAGTAATGTAGAGGTGAACAAGGAAGGAAAGCTTCCATCCGGAGAGGATTGCAACGCCTTCTTTCGTACTGGCAAAGTTGGCGATTGGAAAAATTATTTATCGGCGGAAATGGAAGTGTGTCTCGACAAGATTTGTGAAGAAAAATTATATGGTTCGGGATTGaagttttag